In a genomic window of Occallatibacter riparius:
- a CDS encoding RES family NAD+ phosphorylase — translation MARLETIDRRDTHRLIGTKYPGKSVLETLPLPPNVLSDLSELDASTNERRVAEKGGNSAISPLELVWGFPEANVVNAAFTHPGTHGSRFNNSLRGAWYASVDLETSIQEVAFHKRQFVKDSRFVGIRAFEYADYLADFIGRFHFLEGDELVQCLQAGPIPACYAPSQALAGFLLTSKSAGIVYPSVRHAGGTCIVCFRPPLVHNPRRDRTCSISLEVGTDKVECKEIATALL, via the coding sequence GTGGCCCGGCTCGAAACGATCGACAGACGGGATACGCATAGGCTCATCGGCACCAAGTACCCAGGGAAGAGCGTTCTTGAGACGCTGCCTCTTCCCCCGAATGTCCTCAGCGACCTGAGCGAACTGGACGCCAGCACGAACGAGCGGAGAGTTGCCGAGAAGGGCGGGAATTCGGCGATCAGCCCTCTCGAGCTGGTCTGGGGGTTCCCGGAGGCGAACGTTGTCAATGCGGCATTCACGCATCCAGGTACCCATGGGAGCAGGTTCAACAATTCGCTTCGGGGAGCTTGGTACGCTTCGGTCGATCTCGAGACCTCGATCCAAGAAGTGGCTTTTCACAAACGCCAGTTTGTGAAGGACAGCCGATTCGTCGGAATAAGGGCGTTTGAGTACGCCGATTACCTAGCCGACTTCATCGGGCGCTTCCATTTTCTTGAGGGGGATGAGCTAGTTCAGTGCCTTCAGGCTGGTCCCATTCCCGCCTGCTATGCTCCCTCTCAGGCTTTGGCCGGTTTCTTACTGACCTCAAAGTCTGCAGGCATCGTCTACCCCAGCGTTCGTCACGCAGGAGGCACCTGCATCGTCTGTTTCCGACCGCCGTTGGTGCACAACCCCAGGCGCGATAGGACCTGCTCAATCAGCCTTGAAGTTGGTACAGACAAGGTCGAATGTAAAGAGATAGCTACTGCTCTTCTGTAA
- a CDS encoding metallophosphoesterase, whose protein sequence is MRIAFTSDLHVDITAQNGALVPYLSERVRDLEADVFVIAGDLANDLSGWTRALEHFHSLAIPKLVIPGNHDVWIESRRALQRAQDSRWKYRVALAERAAQQGFHYLPNTPVVLNGVGFAGSLGWYDYSFRDRRLDPSLGSKDYERGAFASGSWNDARYAVWLREPHSPDWKRRMLRFRDEDICSDLLKELGHDLDAIASQVERMVAIVHTTPFEACVERSTIPDPFDAYQGSARLGEVLTRFERTHGVAVICGHIHASLKLTVGGVRVLRSPVGYLQSFDGDYYAKAREAVGLFEI, encoded by the coding sequence GTGAGAATCGCCTTCACTTCGGATCTTCACGTCGATATCACGGCCCAGAATGGCGCACTTGTGCCATATCTATCGGAACGAGTGCGCGACCTTGAGGCGGACGTTTTCGTGATTGCGGGTGACCTCGCAAATGATCTGTCTGGTTGGACCCGGGCTTTGGAACACTTCCATTCCCTTGCAATTCCAAAACTCGTGATTCCAGGGAATCACGACGTTTGGATCGAGTCTCGTCGCGCGCTTCAAAGAGCTCAGGACAGTCGTTGGAAGTACCGGGTCGCGTTGGCAGAGCGCGCGGCGCAGCAGGGATTTCACTATCTCCCCAATACTCCAGTTGTCTTGAATGGGGTAGGCTTTGCAGGATCGCTTGGCTGGTACGATTACTCGTTCCGTGACCGACGCCTGGATCCAAGTCTGGGGTCCAAAGACTATGAACGAGGTGCATTCGCATCGGGCTCCTGGAACGATGCCCGATATGCGGTCTGGCTGCGAGAACCGCACTCGCCCGATTGGAAACGGAGAATGCTTCGTTTCCGCGACGAGGACATATGCTCGGACCTCCTAAAAGAACTCGGCCACGACCTGGATGCAATCGCGTCGCAGGTCGAGAGGATGGTAGCAATTGTGCACACCACCCCTTTCGAAGCTTGCGTAGAGCGGTCGACTATTCCTGACCCATTTGACGCTTACCAGGGATCGGCGCGGCTGGGGGAAGTTCTCACTCGATTCGAGCGAACGCACGGCGTTGCAGTGATCTGCGGTCACATTCATGCATCGCTAAAGCTTACGGTAGGCGGCGTCAGAGTGCTTCGATCTCCCGTCGGATACCTGCAAAGCTTTGATGGAGATTATTACGCGAAAGCACGTGAGGCAGTCGGGTTGTTCGAGATCTGA